A window from Drosophila simulans strain w501 chromosome 4, Prin_Dsim_3.1, whole genome shotgun sequence encodes these proteins:
- the LOC6724747 gene encoding polycomb protein PHO isoform X2 — protein MDYSIVNMAYERFGILLQSEQYDEDIGNTKVNRKMNEHDISKGNHYDLDRKNAFDRIIHSESKKNNAIKYNIHGNVQLKAADDIFSSKLMNTNIGYEMNINCFKNIGYGENQETSKGVTNSFSNNDINTEESGSVDKSSPFLSLGTTILNSNGKSRRWEQKLVHIKTMEGEFSVTMWASGISDDEYSASDQIVGASDLLKGKEEFDIDGFTSQQNKEYQKMESKFTNAQTLEIPHPISSVQIMDHLRKERGNLSHENNISERILSKTTLSFEEPILVPDTSSIQLVNETAAMTINNHRILSNHTDNTGDLHALPSSLPVRIGLHEGQVNDCLSTTSQSTHHNTDSTGCGEMNLSEVTVAYTNDKKIACPHKGCNKHFRDSSAMRKHLHTHGPRVHVCAECGKAFVESSKLKRHQLVHTGEKPFQCTFEGCGKRFSLDFNLRTHVRIHTGDRPFVCPFDACSKKFAQSTNLKSHILTHAKAKRNTSISGKNGCSNADSNSQNEDTSANYVKVELQDSVTENHVPFVVYAD, from the exons ATGGATTATAGTATTGTAAATATGGCATACGAACGTTTTGGAATTCTTCTTCAAAGTGAACAGTACGATGAAGATATAGGCAACACAAAAGTCAATCGGAAAATGAATGAACACGATATAAGTAAAG GCAACCACTACGACTTAGACAGAAAAAATGCGTTTGATCGAATTATTCATTCagaatcaaaaaaaaataacgcaATTAAATACAACATTCATGGAAACGTACAATTAAAAGCGGCTGATGATATATTTTCTTCTAAATT aaTGAACACGAATATTGGCTATGAAATGAATATCaactgttttaaaaatattggatATGGCGAAAATCAAGAAACTTCGAAAGGTGTAACAAATAGTTTCTCAAACAATGATATTAATACAGAAGAGTCCGGTTCTGTCGATAAAAGTTCACCTTTTCTAAGCTTAGGTACAACCATACTTAATTCAAATGGCAAGTCAAGACGGTGGGAACAAAAGCTTGTTCATATTAAAACTATGGAGGGAGAGTTTAGTGTTACAATGTGGGCATCCGGGATATCCGACGATGAATACTCTGCTTCAGATCAAATCGTTGGGGCTTCGGATTTATTAAAAGGAAAGGAGGAATTTGACATTGATGGCTTTACGTctcaacaaaataaagaatACCAGAAAATGGAGTCGAAATTTACAAATGCACAGACCCTTGAAATACCTCATCCTATAAGCTCAGTTCAGATAATGGATCATTTAAGAAAGGAAAGGGGAAATTTGTCCCacgaaaataatatttccgAAAGAATTTTATCTAAGACTACCTTAAGCTTTGAAGAGCCAATCTTGGTTCCGGATACTTCAAGTATTCAGTTGGTTAACGAAACTGCCGCAATGACAATTAATAATCACAGAATTTTAAGTAATCATACGGACAACACCGGTGATCTACATGCCTTGCCCAGCTCACTGCCAGTTCGTATTGGCTTGCATGAGGGGCAAGTAAATGATTGCTTATCAACAACATCACAATCAACTCACCACAACACAG aCTCGACTGGATGTGGTGAAATGAATCTTTCGGAAGTTACGGTAGCTTATacaaatgataaaaaaatagCTTGCCCACATAAGGGCTGTAATAAGCACTTCAGAGATTCATCTGCGATGCGGAAACATTTGCACACTCACGGTCCTCGAGTCCATGTTTGTGCAGAATGTGGAAAAGCTTTCGTAGAAAGCTCAAAGCTTAAAAGACATCAGTTGGTTCACACCGGTGAAAAACCATTTCAGTGTACATTCGAGGGATGTGGAAAACGATTTTCTCTGGATTTTAACTTAAG aACACACGTAAGAATACATACTGGAGATAGACCATTTGTCTGTCCGTTTGATGCCTGTAGTAAAAAATTTGCTCAATCCACGAATTTAAAATCGCACATATTAACTCATGCAAAAGCAAA GAGAAATACCAGCATTTCGGGGAAAAATGGTTGTTCAAACGCTGACTCAAACAGCCAGAATGAAGATACCTCTGCAAACTATGTTAAGGTTGAGCTACAGGATAGTGTTACAGAAAACCATGTACCGTTTGTGGTATATGCAGACTGA
- the LOC6724747 gene encoding polycomb protein PHO isoform X1 yields the protein MDYSIVNMAYERFGILLQSEQYDEDIGNTKVNRKMNEHDISKGNHYDLDRKNAFDRIIHSESKKNNAIKYNIHGNVQLKAADDIFSSKLRMNTNIGYEMNINCFKNIGYGENQETSKGVTNSFSNNDINTEESGSVDKSSPFLSLGTTILNSNGKSRRWEQKLVHIKTMEGEFSVTMWASGISDDEYSASDQIVGASDLLKGKEEFDIDGFTSQQNKEYQKMESKFTNAQTLEIPHPISSVQIMDHLRKERGNLSHENNISERILSKTTLSFEEPILVPDTSSIQLVNETAAMTINNHRILSNHTDNTGDLHALPSSLPVRIGLHEGQVNDCLSTTSQSTHHNTDSTGCGEMNLSEVTVAYTNDKKIACPHKGCNKHFRDSSAMRKHLHTHGPRVHVCAECGKAFVESSKLKRHQLVHTGEKPFQCTFEGCGKRFSLDFNLRTHVRIHTGDRPFVCPFDACSKKFAQSTNLKSHILTHAKAKRNTSISGKNGCSNADSNSQNEDTSANYVKVELQDSVTENHVPFVVYAD from the exons ATGGATTATAGTATTGTAAATATGGCATACGAACGTTTTGGAATTCTTCTTCAAAGTGAACAGTACGATGAAGATATAGGCAACACAAAAGTCAATCGGAAAATGAATGAACACGATATAAGTAAAG GCAACCACTACGACTTAGACAGAAAAAATGCGTTTGATCGAATTATTCATTCagaatcaaaaaaaaataacgcaATTAAATACAACATTCATGGAAACGTACAATTAAAAGCGGCTGATGATATATTTTCTTCTAAATT aagaaTGAACACGAATATTGGCTATGAAATGAATATCaactgttttaaaaatattggatATGGCGAAAATCAAGAAACTTCGAAAGGTGTAACAAATAGTTTCTCAAACAATGATATTAATACAGAAGAGTCCGGTTCTGTCGATAAAAGTTCACCTTTTCTAAGCTTAGGTACAACCATACTTAATTCAAATGGCAAGTCAAGACGGTGGGAACAAAAGCTTGTTCATATTAAAACTATGGAGGGAGAGTTTAGTGTTACAATGTGGGCATCCGGGATATCCGACGATGAATACTCTGCTTCAGATCAAATCGTTGGGGCTTCGGATTTATTAAAAGGAAAGGAGGAATTTGACATTGATGGCTTTACGTctcaacaaaataaagaatACCAGAAAATGGAGTCGAAATTTACAAATGCACAGACCCTTGAAATACCTCATCCTATAAGCTCAGTTCAGATAATGGATCATTTAAGAAAGGAAAGGGGAAATTTGTCCCacgaaaataatatttccgAAAGAATTTTATCTAAGACTACCTTAAGCTTTGAAGAGCCAATCTTGGTTCCGGATACTTCAAGTATTCAGTTGGTTAACGAAACTGCCGCAATGACAATTAATAATCACAGAATTTTAAGTAATCATACGGACAACACCGGTGATCTACATGCCTTGCCCAGCTCACTGCCAGTTCGTATTGGCTTGCATGAGGGGCAAGTAAATGATTGCTTATCAACAACATCACAATCAACTCACCACAACACAG aCTCGACTGGATGTGGTGAAATGAATCTTTCGGAAGTTACGGTAGCTTATacaaatgataaaaaaatagCTTGCCCACATAAGGGCTGTAATAAGCACTTCAGAGATTCATCTGCGATGCGGAAACATTTGCACACTCACGGTCCTCGAGTCCATGTTTGTGCAGAATGTGGAAAAGCTTTCGTAGAAAGCTCAAAGCTTAAAAGACATCAGTTGGTTCACACCGGTGAAAAACCATTTCAGTGTACATTCGAGGGATGTGGAAAACGATTTTCTCTGGATTTTAACTTAAG aACACACGTAAGAATACATACTGGAGATAGACCATTTGTCTGTCCGTTTGATGCCTGTAGTAAAAAATTTGCTCAATCCACGAATTTAAAATCGCACATATTAACTCATGCAAAAGCAAA GAGAAATACCAGCATTTCGGGGAAAAATGGTTGTTCAAACGCTGACTCAAACAGCCAGAATGAAGATACCTCTGCAAACTATGTTAAGGTTGAGCTACAGGATAGTGTTACAGAAAACCATGTACCGTTTGTGGTATATGCAGACTGA
- the LOC6724747 gene encoding polycomb protein PHO isoform X3 — MAYERFGILLQSEQYDEDIGNTKVNRKMNEHDISKGNHYDLDRKNAFDRIIHSESKKNNAIKYNIHGNVQLKAADDIFSSKLRMNTNIGYEMNINCFKNIGYGENQETSKGVTNSFSNNDINTEESGSVDKSSPFLSLGTTILNSNGKSRRWEQKLVHIKTMEGEFSVTMWASGISDDEYSASDQIVGASDLLKGKEEFDIDGFTSQQNKEYQKMESKFTNAQTLEIPHPISSVQIMDHLRKERGNLSHENNISERILSKTTLSFEEPILVPDTSSIQLVNETAAMTINNHRILSNHTDNTGDLHALPSSLPVRIGLHEGQVNDCLSTTSQSTHHNTDSTGCGEMNLSEVTVAYTNDKKIACPHKGCNKHFRDSSAMRKHLHTHGPRVHVCAECGKAFVESSKLKRHQLVHTGEKPFQCTFEGCGKRFSLDFNLRTHVRIHTGDRPFVCPFDACSKKFAQSTNLKSHILTHAKAKRNTSISGKNGCSNADSNSQNEDTSANYVKVELQDSVTENHVPFVVYAD; from the exons ATGGCATACGAACGTTTTGGAATTCTTCTTCAAAGTGAACAGTACGATGAAGATATAGGCAACACAAAAGTCAATCGGAAAATGAATGAACACGATATAAGTAAAG GCAACCACTACGACTTAGACAGAAAAAATGCGTTTGATCGAATTATTCATTCagaatcaaaaaaaaataacgcaATTAAATACAACATTCATGGAAACGTACAATTAAAAGCGGCTGATGATATATTTTCTTCTAAATT aagaaTGAACACGAATATTGGCTATGAAATGAATATCaactgttttaaaaatattggatATGGCGAAAATCAAGAAACTTCGAAAGGTGTAACAAATAGTTTCTCAAACAATGATATTAATACAGAAGAGTCCGGTTCTGTCGATAAAAGTTCACCTTTTCTAAGCTTAGGTACAACCATACTTAATTCAAATGGCAAGTCAAGACGGTGGGAACAAAAGCTTGTTCATATTAAAACTATGGAGGGAGAGTTTAGTGTTACAATGTGGGCATCCGGGATATCCGACGATGAATACTCTGCTTCAGATCAAATCGTTGGGGCTTCGGATTTATTAAAAGGAAAGGAGGAATTTGACATTGATGGCTTTACGTctcaacaaaataaagaatACCAGAAAATGGAGTCGAAATTTACAAATGCACAGACCCTTGAAATACCTCATCCTATAAGCTCAGTTCAGATAATGGATCATTTAAGAAAGGAAAGGGGAAATTTGTCCCacgaaaataatatttccgAAAGAATTTTATCTAAGACTACCTTAAGCTTTGAAGAGCCAATCTTGGTTCCGGATACTTCAAGTATTCAGTTGGTTAACGAAACTGCCGCAATGACAATTAATAATCACAGAATTTTAAGTAATCATACGGACAACACCGGTGATCTACATGCCTTGCCCAGCTCACTGCCAGTTCGTATTGGCTTGCATGAGGGGCAAGTAAATGATTGCTTATCAACAACATCACAATCAACTCACCACAACACAG aCTCGACTGGATGTGGTGAAATGAATCTTTCGGAAGTTACGGTAGCTTATacaaatgataaaaaaatagCTTGCCCACATAAGGGCTGTAATAAGCACTTCAGAGATTCATCTGCGATGCGGAAACATTTGCACACTCACGGTCCTCGAGTCCATGTTTGTGCAGAATGTGGAAAAGCTTTCGTAGAAAGCTCAAAGCTTAAAAGACATCAGTTGGTTCACACCGGTGAAAAACCATTTCAGTGTACATTCGAGGGATGTGGAAAACGATTTTCTCTGGATTTTAACTTAAG aACACACGTAAGAATACATACTGGAGATAGACCATTTGTCTGTCCGTTTGATGCCTGTAGTAAAAAATTTGCTCAATCCACGAATTTAAAATCGCACATATTAACTCATGCAAAAGCAAA GAGAAATACCAGCATTTCGGGGAAAAATGGTTGTTCAAACGCTGACTCAAACAGCCAGAATGAAGATACCTCTGCAAACTATGTTAAGGTTGAGCTACAGGATAGTGTTACAGAAAACCATGTACCGTTTGTGGTATATGCAGACTGA
- the LOC6724747 gene encoding polycomb protein PHO isoform X4 encodes MDYSIVNMAYERFGILLQSEQYDEDIGNTKVNRKMNEHDISKGNHYDLDRKNAFDRIIHSESKKNNAIKYNIHGNVQLKAADDIFSSKLRMNTNIGYEMNINCFKNIGYGENQETSKGVTNSFSNNDINTEESGSVDKSSPFLSLGTTILNSNGKSRRWEQKLVHIKTMEGEFSVTMWASGISDDEYSASDQIVGASDLLKGKEEFDIDGFTSQQNKEYQKMESKFTNAQTLEIPHPISSVQIMDHLRKERGNLSHENNISERILSKTTLSFEEPILVPDTSSIQLVNETAAMTINNHRILSNHTDNTGDLHALPSSLPVRIGLHEGQVNDCLSTTSQSTHHNTDSTGCGEMNLSEVTVAYTNDKKIACPHKGCNKHFRDSSAMRKHLHTHGPRVHVCAECGKAFVESSKLKRHQLVHTGEKPFQCTFEGCGKRFSLDFNLRRNTSISGKNGCSNADSNSQNEDTSANYVKVELQDSVTENHVPFVVYAD; translated from the exons ATGGATTATAGTATTGTAAATATGGCATACGAACGTTTTGGAATTCTTCTTCAAAGTGAACAGTACGATGAAGATATAGGCAACACAAAAGTCAATCGGAAAATGAATGAACACGATATAAGTAAAG GCAACCACTACGACTTAGACAGAAAAAATGCGTTTGATCGAATTATTCATTCagaatcaaaaaaaaataacgcaATTAAATACAACATTCATGGAAACGTACAATTAAAAGCGGCTGATGATATATTTTCTTCTAAATT aagaaTGAACACGAATATTGGCTATGAAATGAATATCaactgttttaaaaatattggatATGGCGAAAATCAAGAAACTTCGAAAGGTGTAACAAATAGTTTCTCAAACAATGATATTAATACAGAAGAGTCCGGTTCTGTCGATAAAAGTTCACCTTTTCTAAGCTTAGGTACAACCATACTTAATTCAAATGGCAAGTCAAGACGGTGGGAACAAAAGCTTGTTCATATTAAAACTATGGAGGGAGAGTTTAGTGTTACAATGTGGGCATCCGGGATATCCGACGATGAATACTCTGCTTCAGATCAAATCGTTGGGGCTTCGGATTTATTAAAAGGAAAGGAGGAATTTGACATTGATGGCTTTACGTctcaacaaaataaagaatACCAGAAAATGGAGTCGAAATTTACAAATGCACAGACCCTTGAAATACCTCATCCTATAAGCTCAGTTCAGATAATGGATCATTTAAGAAAGGAAAGGGGAAATTTGTCCCacgaaaataatatttccgAAAGAATTTTATCTAAGACTACCTTAAGCTTTGAAGAGCCAATCTTGGTTCCGGATACTTCAAGTATTCAGTTGGTTAACGAAACTGCCGCAATGACAATTAATAATCACAGAATTTTAAGTAATCATACGGACAACACCGGTGATCTACATGCCTTGCCCAGCTCACTGCCAGTTCGTATTGGCTTGCATGAGGGGCAAGTAAATGATTGCTTATCAACAACATCACAATCAACTCACCACAACACAG aCTCGACTGGATGTGGTGAAATGAATCTTTCGGAAGTTACGGTAGCTTATacaaatgataaaaaaatagCTTGCCCACATAAGGGCTGTAATAAGCACTTCAGAGATTCATCTGCGATGCGGAAACATTTGCACACTCACGGTCCTCGAGTCCATGTTTGTGCAGAATGTGGAAAAGCTTTCGTAGAAAGCTCAAAGCTTAAAAGACATCAGTTGGTTCACACCGGTGAAAAACCATTTCAGTGTACATTCGAGGGATGTGGAAAACGATTTTCTCTGGATTTTAACTTAAG GAGAAATACCAGCATTTCGGGGAAAAATGGTTGTTCAAACGCTGACTCAAACAGCCAGAATGAAGATACCTCTGCAAACTATGTTAAGGTTGAGCTACAGGATAGTGTTACAGAAAACCATGTACCGTTTGTGGTATATGCAGACTGA
- the LOC120284214 gene encoding kinesin-like protein KIF17 isoform X1 — protein MYGFSLETIIHIFSGFCVNYNQQRKMSENIKVVVRCRPMNQTEKKGNCQNIVEIDEFTVSVTNPSARRSQQKKFIFDSVYNMKTNTEVIYDEMCYSLVESTIEGYNGTIFAYGQTGCGKTHTMQGDKNLSNSGIIPKCFDHIFETISMTTNVRYLALVTYMEIYNERIRDLLNKNENTSVINHSLKELPGIGVSVPTLTTQPVVNANQCYDWLHFGNKNRVTAATLMNKNSSRSHTIFTITLEQSPFFNSIGLEDAFGGIRRGKLSLVDLAGSERQRRTGAKGDRLKEASQINLSLSALGNVISSLVDGKAKHVPFRDSKLTRLLQDSLGGNTKTLMISCISPTDINYDETISTLRYASRAKNISNKPKINEDPKDATLRLYQNEILYLKRMLQESQQISYRNNDTNKIIESPLKIIQLTNMNSTKNVQIIESGQNCNASFKTNNSISTNPNFPLIQSEGEIQLQAQSRIDLIKRTLIGGERIHDFKLKKKAHGSKICSPTSLKCNS, from the exons ATGTACGGATTTTCTCTTGAAacaattatacatattttcagTGGATTTTGTGTAAACTATAACCAACAAAGGAAAATGagtgaaaatattaaagttgttgttCGATGTCGTCCGATGAaccaaactgaaaaaaaaggaaactgtCAA AACATTGTTGAAATTGATGAATTTACAGTTTCCGTGACTAATCCATCAGCTCGCCGAtctcaacaaaaaaaattcatatttgATAGTGTTTATAATATGAAAACTAATACGGAAGTGATTTACGACGAGATGTGTTATTCGTTAGTAGAGAGTACAATCGAAGGATATAATGGAACCATTTTTGCTTACGGTCAAACAGGTTGtggaaaaacacacacaatgcAG GGCGACAAAAATTTAAGCAACAGTGGAATAATTCCCAAATGTTTTGATCACATATTTGAAACGATATCAATGACAACAAATGTCAGATATTTGGCATTAGTAACGTATATGGAAATTTACAATGAACGCATTCGAGATTTacttaataaaaatgaaaatacgaGTGTGATAAATCATTCCCTTAAGGAACTGCCAGGTATTGGTGTTTCCGTTCCAACGCTTACCACGCAACCTGTTGTTAATGCAAACCAATGTTACGATTGGCTACattttggaaataaaaatcgagTAACTGCAGCTACATTAATGAATAAGAATAGCTCACGATCCCACACTATATTTACCATCACTTTGGAACAATCTCCATTTTTTAATAGTATTGGATTGGAGGATGCCTTTGGAGGAATACGTAGAGGAAAACTAAGCTTAGTAGACCTAGCAGGCTCTGAGAGGCAGCGAAGGACTGGTGCTAAAGGAGACCGACTTAAGGAAGCGTCCCAAATAAACTTATCACTTTCTGCATTAGGCAACGTTATTTCATCTTTGGTTGATGGTAAAGCAAAGCATGTACCCTTTAGGGACTCAAAACTTACACGCCTGCTCCAG GATTCCTTAGGAGGAAATACAAAAACCCTTATGATATCATGTATATCACCAACAGACATAAATTATGATGAAACCATATCTACACTTCGATATGCAAGTAGAGCAaagaatatttcaaataaaccTAAAATTAATGAAGATCCAAAGGATGCAACACTTCGACTGTACCAAAATGAAATTCTATATTTGAAAAGAATGCTTCAAGAGAGTCAACAAATCTCTTATAGAAATAAtgatacaaataaaataatagaatCACCACTAAAAATTATACAACTTACAAATATGAATTCtacaaaaaatgttcaaataatAGAATCAGGTCAAAATTGTAACGCATcctttaaaacaaataactcTATATCAACAAACCCAAATTTCCCTTTAATTCAATCGGAAGGAGAAATACAACTCCAAGCGCAAAGTCGAATCGATCTAATAAAGCGCACTTTAATTGGTGGTGAACGTATCCATgattttaagcttaaaaaaaaagcacatgGCTCGAAAATATGCAGCCCAACGTCACTTAAGTGCAATAGCTAA
- the LOC27207240 gene encoding uncharacterized protein LOC27207240: MHCGRVLIKYLQLDILVILATIKLGNANYHGLRSRERNLSNSNGVKTEEASHIVNPGGVRTVGEVFVPKTFSLNSQEPTCEQLRAMWIFSKRQSRAAEITNEIPTYRDPFTYNVWEPLFLNSRMLGSLRMSARERARSPVFGRVLNREPNAPQRVPIEHHRRLGEFGSSASSLSPSRYYGAEIRPQTAASSSIRRSSKNRYMGIPNITGSNPKESQNSVAIQGSFQKLKELIWTERAKELTDQRRDEELAARSAALKEIANGKNLISDYHHQVGSLSDSPLMDENRSPEENSYRVSDVNRKSILNEQNFKNSKMNKNGHRSGFKATTRRIGNSPYSNTEFQTNKELKSKFFGSNRAARIKMPAIEFISDDSTESDPSVVGIPRTYPIRKSHFRERNRSLLNEPQINGNFHRFLRGLPTWSSKMSIQEIESSLLPKENFLGIQLGILEHQNNPKYDNYLKSLENNDQLKVLNEQKRADERFYEYDNY, encoded by the exons ATGCATTGCGGACGCGTATTG ATCAAGTATTTACAATTGGACATATTGGTCATTTTGGCGACTATAAAGCTTGGGAATGCAAATTATCATGGACTACGCAGTCGGGAAAGAAATTTAAGCAATAGCAACGGGGTAAAAACTGAAGAAGCATCACATATCGTAAATCCCGGTGGTGTAAGAACAGTTGGTGAAGTGTTTGTGCCAAAAACCTTTTCACTTAACTCACAGGAACCGACATGCGAACAGCTTCGCGCCATGTGGAT TTTTTCAAAGAGGCAATCTCGAGCTGCAGAAATAACTAATGAAATACCAACATATAGGGATCCCTTTACATATAATGTTTGGGAGCCTCTGTTTTTGAACTCTCGAATGCTGGGATC attACGGATGAGCGCACGGGAAAGAGCCAGGTCCCCTGTTTTTGGCCGTGTCCTCAATCGAGAGCCAAATGCACCGCAGCGTGTTCCAATTGAACACCATCGAAGATTGGGTGAATTTGGATCAAGCGCTTCTAGTTTAAGTCCCTCTCGTTATTATGGAGCTGAAATACGACCACAAACAGCAGCTTCTTCCTCAATTCGTAGATCAAGCAAAAATCGGTATATGGGAATCCCAAATATTACTGGAAGTAATCCAAAAGAAAGTCAAAATTCAGTTGCTATTCAAGGCAGCTTTCAAAAGCTTAAAGAGCTAATTTGGACTGAGAGAGCCAAGGAATTAACGGATCAACGTCGAGATGAGGAGTTGGCAGCGCGTTCTGCTGCCCTTAAAGAAATTGCTAACGGGAAAAA CTTAATTTCAGATTATCACCATCAAGTCGGTAGCTTATCGGATTCTCCATTAATGGACGAAAATCGAAGTCCCGAAGAAAATAGTTACCGAGTTAGTGACGTAAATCGCAAGTCAATTCTAAACGagcaaaattttaaaaatagtaaaatgaataaaaatggCCATAGATCAGGTTTTAAAGCAACAACGCGTCGCATTGGAAATTCTCCTTACAGTAATACAGAGTTTCAAACCAATAAGGAACTTAAAAGCAAATTTTTTGGAAGTAATAGAGCTGCCCGCATTAAAATGCCAGCAATTGAGTTTATATCAGACGATTCCACCGAAAGTGATCCTTCCGTGGTTGGAATCCCAAGAACGTATCCAATTCGAAAATCACACTTCAGAGAGAGAAATCGATCTCTTCTAAATGAG CCGCAAATAAATGGTAATTTTCATCGCTTTTTGAGGGGATTACCGACATGGTCTTCCAAAATGTCTATACAAGAAATAGAAAGCAGCTTATTACCTAAGGAAAATTTTTTAGGCATCCAACTGGGTATACTTGAACATCAGAATAATCCGAAATATGataattatttgaaatctTTAGAAAACAACGATCAATTAAAAGTATTAAATGAACAAAAACGAGCAGATGAAAGATTCTATGAATACGATAATTATTAA
- the LOC120284214 gene encoding osmotic avoidance abnormal protein 3 isoform X2, with amino-acid sequence MKTNTEVIYDEMCYSLVESTIEGYNGTIFAYGQTGCGKTHTMQGDKNLSNSGIIPKCFDHIFETISMTTNVRYLALVTYMEIYNERIRDLLNKNENTSVINHSLKELPGIGVSVPTLTTQPVVNANQCYDWLHFGNKNRVTAATLMNKNSSRSHTIFTITLEQSPFFNSIGLEDAFGGIRRGKLSLVDLAGSERQRRTGAKGDRLKEASQINLSLSALGNVISSLVDGKAKHVPFRDSKLTRLLQDSLGGNTKTLMISCISPTDINYDETISTLRYASRAKNISNKPKINEDPKDATLRLYQNEILYLKRMLQESQQISYRNNDTNKIIESPLKIIQLTNMNSTKNVQIIESGQNCNASFKTNNSISTNPNFPLIQSEGEIQLQAQSRIDLIKRTLIGGERIHDFKLKKKAHGSKICSPTSLKCNS; translated from the exons ATGAAAACTAATACGGAAGTGATTTACGACGAGATGTGTTATTCGTTAGTAGAGAGTACAATCGAAGGATATAATGGAACCATTTTTGCTTACGGTCAAACAGGTTGtggaaaaacacacacaatgcAG GGCGACAAAAATTTAAGCAACAGTGGAATAATTCCCAAATGTTTTGATCACATATTTGAAACGATATCAATGACAACAAATGTCAGATATTTGGCATTAGTAACGTATATGGAAATTTACAATGAACGCATTCGAGATTTacttaataaaaatgaaaatacgaGTGTGATAAATCATTCCCTTAAGGAACTGCCAGGTATTGGTGTTTCCGTTCCAACGCTTACCACGCAACCTGTTGTTAATGCAAACCAATGTTACGATTGGCTACattttggaaataaaaatcgagTAACTGCAGCTACATTAATGAATAAGAATAGCTCACGATCCCACACTATATTTACCATCACTTTGGAACAATCTCCATTTTTTAATAGTATTGGATTGGAGGATGCCTTTGGAGGAATACGTAGAGGAAAACTAAGCTTAGTAGACCTAGCAGGCTCTGAGAGGCAGCGAAGGACTGGTGCTAAAGGAGACCGACTTAAGGAAGCGTCCCAAATAAACTTATCACTTTCTGCATTAGGCAACGTTATTTCATCTTTGGTTGATGGTAAAGCAAAGCATGTACCCTTTAGGGACTCAAAACTTACACGCCTGCTCCAG GATTCCTTAGGAGGAAATACAAAAACCCTTATGATATCATGTATATCACCAACAGACATAAATTATGATGAAACCATATCTACACTTCGATATGCAAGTAGAGCAaagaatatttcaaataaaccTAAAATTAATGAAGATCCAAAGGATGCAACACTTCGACTGTACCAAAATGAAATTCTATATTTGAAAAGAATGCTTCAAGAGAGTCAACAAATCTCTTATAGAAATAAtgatacaaataaaataatagaatCACCACTAAAAATTATACAACTTACAAATATGAATTCtacaaaaaatgttcaaataatAGAATCAGGTCAAAATTGTAACGCATcctttaaaacaaataactcTATATCAACAAACCCAAATTTCCCTTTAATTCAATCGGAAGGAGAAATACAACTCCAAGCGCAAAGTCGAATCGATCTAATAAAGCGCACTTTAATTGGTGGTGAACGTATCCATgattttaagcttaaaaaaaaagcacatgGCTCGAAAATATGCAGCCCAACGTCACTTAAGTGCAATAGCTAA